The sequence tcataataaaaataaacactgatTCAACTTACAGATTTGTTAAACTGGACAGATTTCGGAAGGTGTCTGGTTTTATTTCTTTGATATCATTATAACTCAAAGATCTGGAACATAAAATTCACGTAAGAAAAAATTGTATAGAACATTTTGGCTAAAAAATAAGGATTTCGGAAGTTATGTAAAGTAGAACACGATGATAATTagtttcatgatgatgatggtgatgataattttgataatgctgctgttgatgatgatgatgaggataatgatgaagtGGAAGTGGAGGAGGATAAAGGTGGCGGTAGAACTTGTGGAACATGTGATGGTCCGAGTAATGAATAAGATGATGAAGCAGAAGAGATGAATATTTGGTTGTAGGTTTGATGACGatgttataatgataatgataataataataataataattataatattgataataataataataataataataatagtataacaataataatagtaataataaaaatagtaataataataataataataataataataattataattataatattgataataataaaaataataataataatagtaataataataataatagtaataataataatagtaataataataataataataataataataatagttataattataataataataataataataataataataataataataataataagaataataataataataattgtaataataataataataacaataataataataaggagagacaccggggacgtttaagatgtaagaaggaaaatacagagctccgaaatctatccacaaacatcgaaaacaaggacaccctatggagccaaagatttactaacaaagaattggactatatccgagtaagtaatactaattgaaaatttattactattttcgaaacgaaatgatgtatttttgactcgatattatctccacctctaacacaacacatgtaaacatgcgtggaacaacacgatcatccccgacctcaaacaccatgtacaaaggaactacgaagaaattaaatgccaccgatactattcaacccaagaataacaatcgagcgcgtacgtacattaaacctacaacaaaaatgtacgaaaagctacacgtgcgaaataatgtgacaacagaaataaacggaccggtaccctacgaaaatgacgaccgtcaaaataatgggccgggcgttgtacctcatgtcccgcaattaaaacccaaaagacgtaaatggacacgtgaggaatacatttctatcttacacgcatacttcacagcaatgctctacccacaaaatgaaaatacaacaacacatacatataaaatatggaaggaaaataatagagatatagacttggatacagcaatgaaccctaataaattagctaacgtacgaagatacattctcaaagccaaaaaaatatcagaaatagaaatagaacatttaaaagaaaaaatacaccaggaaaatgtagatagaagccacacaacaatgcccaataatataaacactgaaactgtaaaacacgaagacaaacgcaacattcccaacaaacacgatgtaaacaacgaaggggagcctaatgattatgataatataaaaaataaaataatcaaagaactgaaaaccacagagcccaaaatggaccaccgaccatacctcccaagaataaaaataaacgcaataacaacaccaattataaacaacataaacctagccgtcactgaactagccactgaaacaaaaaaaagtgatatcactgaactaaatgacttgatatacgcagcagccactgcagccacaaaagaagctggatactacccaaacccgcccaaacaggagtaccaccacccaaacaaaccctgtggataaataacatcccaacaaaatttaaaaaattagaaaagacctgtcgattcttaatgaaatcagcaaacaagcaacgctactaagcaacaaaaagagaacaaaaatgctccgcaaatataacatcacagaaaagatttgccggagataaaagaaaagctgaagcaagatatccttgccaaagctcaaaggatccgccggtacgagaaacgccaacgcttctttgaacagaacaaaaagttcaactccgaccccaaaaagttctaccaagaactgggcaaaaataaaatagaagtcactgcagcaccaacggcagcagaattggaagaattctgaaagaaatatggtcggcgaacgaacagccaaaaaaaaggagtatgaaaataacaaactcggcatctgaacaactttggacccccataacaactgaagaggtcacccaggcactgcaaaaactaagcaactggaaggcacctgggcatgacaagatccccaacttctggttgaaatatctaacaggaatgcacaaaaagctggctgaaaactttaacagcatactagcagagccagagacaatgcctgaatggctcacgaaggggaaaaccatcttaattcccaaatcaaaggaaacaacaaaaccagaaaattacagaccaataacctgcctccctactatgttcaaggcatttactgcagtgatatcgcaaaggctgaacaagcacctggacgaaaacaaactgttcccagaagagcagaaaggatgccgcaagggctcatatggctgtaaagatcaactaatgattaataaagccgtaactgaagacagccacagaaagaagaaaggcctcagtatggcctggattgactacaaaaaggcgtttgatagcatcccccacacatggatcctcgaaacactagccattaacaaagtagcaccaacaatcataaaattcatagagcactctatgaataaatggcaaacagtcctacacctccaaacaaaagagggactcatgaaaaccaaagacatccccattagaagaggaatattccagggagacacgctctctccactccttttctgcttggcactgtcacctctatctgatatgctaaatagaactggatgcggatataaatgttacggcaaaacgatcagccaccttttatatatggatgacctaaaactatacgctgcaaatgacaaacagctggaaacactattacagacagttcatggatttaccaaagaaatagatatgaaatttggattagaaaaatgcgccaaagtaaccatgaaaagaggaaaactagttaagagtaacaacatcacactagataaaaccaatgaaataaaagaattagaccaaagccaaacttacaaacacttaggaatccatgaactagataagacacaacacacacaaatgaaagagaaaataaaaaaagaatattatagacgagttagatcaatactaaaaacagagctcaatgctaaaaacaagataataggtatcaacactttagctgtcccagttatgagttacagctacaatatccttaactggacacgaaatgaactgtccaaaatagataggaaaacaagaaaaatactgacaggatctaggatgcatcacccaaaatctgacatagaaagactatatatacaacgtatagaaggtggtagaggccttatacagctggaaaactactataaaataaccaccataggactgcaaaagtatctacttcagaaggaaggaaaactgatccagatagcagcaaaacagagcaaaacaaaaaactgttctcagtatttaaggaagctgacaaatacaaacaagaaatcacaccacctaataaacacaaagaagaagaagaagatgatgaagaaacaacaaaagctataaaacaaatgaaatccaaactaaaaatagaacagcaacgagccatgataaaacgatggcaagaaaagccccttcatggtaaatactgcactaaactaaacgcaaaagaaatagacaaagaaaaatcccagcaatggttgagaagctcaggactcaaagcagaaacagggatttttaattgcagcacaagaccaaagcctccccaccagaaattaccaaaaatatgtaatgaaaagaaatattacaagtaactgcagaatatgtggagatggacaagaaacaataaatcatattatctctagctgcccagtcctggctaagaaggaatatattcacagacatgacagagttggaacctacatacattggaagctatgccaacattatggaataacaacagaaaaaagatggtataggcacacaccagaaaaggtcacagaaaacgagaaagcaaccatactctgggatatgccgatatacACAGATAGAGGAATTAAGGCCCACAttccagatatagttgtcagagaccatgaacaaaaaaaattctttctaattgatgtatcaataccggcagatgacaacgtgtcactaaaagaaatggagaaactctcaaaatacaaagacctggaaatagagataactagattgtggaacctgaaaacagaaacaattcctatcatagtaggtgcattaggcatgataaaaacatattcagacgaatacataacaaaaacaccaggacttacaaacacatttaacatacagaaaattgcactactaggcactgcacacatcctacgcagaacactttcaatacaataaccatcagagcatcacaacaaatcacagcacatacccaaggcacacagagctgcgctcggtagtgaagtgaaagcacgctataaaaataaaactactgaataataataataataataataataataataataataataataataataataataatatttacagaCTCAAAAATCTGCTATTTCTATCGAAAAAGAGTGATAATATTGAGGAAGGCAAGGTCGGGACGTGATATAAAATgggaatattttaaatgtttagtAATATATTGTCAGTGAAATATTATCAACAAGACTTTTGCAACTTACAGATATGTTAACCTGGTCAGATCATCGAATGTCCCTGATTCAATTTTGTCGATATTATTTCCATTCAAATATCTGTAACATAAAAGTTTGGCTGATAAGGTAACGTAGGGATGAgtattattgtaaaatattattatccACGAAAtgtctgtaaaataaaattttaaatgtttagaaAATGTATAGATGTGTTTTACGattgaatgtaaaatatttttgttgaacaATTACTATTTTGTGGAGCAGGAAACTAGAATGGAGATGATGTTCATCTTAAGAATGACAGGAGGAAGAAGCGGAGGAGAagagtggtggtggagatgttcATGGTGGTATGGGTAAATCTAAGGAAAAGGTAGTGTAAAGGAGGATGGTGATAGTGTTGATAAAGATAATATTGTCTCTTATGAAGGATGTAAAATCCGTGACAATGATACTGATGACGgtaattatgatggtggtgatgattacgatgattagGAAGATCTGGAATACGACTGTGAAGCTGGTGTTGTTTCTAAAGTGGATGGCAAGGAATATGTTGATGACGATAAACTTCAGGGCTTTTAAGTTACTGaaggtgattatgatgatggtaatgtttatgatgatgatgatgagacgatgCGATTGTCgatgaaatagaaaagaaaagaaggaaattgCAAAACCGTATTGcgaaataaatttgaaatgttgAACTGAAAGATGATTGTAGTTTGTAAGAAaatgatgaaggaggaggagaataaaaagaaaaggaaaaggaatcaAAATGAGTAGAACAAGAAGAATAAGATTACAATAATGAAGAAGCAGGAAAAGTCTTGGAGAATTGAAAGAcgtgaaagtaaaatgaaataaaggaaaagCTTGAAATTAAAAGGCgattaataaatagaaaaaatataatattaatgatggtgatgataataataataataataatgataataatattaatgataataataataataaaaatgagaagaagaagtagaagaagaagaaaaagaagaagaaaaaaagcattaatagtagtagtagtagtaggaggaggaggaggaggaggaggatgaggagaaggagcAGGGGAAAGAAAAGATgggggagaagagaagaaggtGAATACGGAAAGAAGGCAATGCTTTACATCAGTGATTCCCAAGGTGGGGCGTACGCCCCACTGGTGGGGCCTGAGAAAATTCAGGTGGGGCGCGGGGCATAGACGTGggctgtgaaaatatttgtacatgACGAGCGGTCATCGCGGGCACAACCTTAGATTCCGTCTTTCCTTTGAAGCCTCCACATCGGAAACTCTCGCACCCCAGCGAGACAAAGAAGATCCCGCACTGAGCAATAAACTTACTATTCAGATAAGCCAATCAATTGCCTCAATTAGTTTGCCTCAATTAGTCTTTTGTTAGCCCTATTGAAAATGAGCAAACCAAACAAGAAGAAGACTCGTCAATACGCGGTGGAGTTTTTGAAGTTTGGATTCATTCCTGATGAGCATGATGAGCGTAAACCGTTTTGCTTATTATGTAATCAGACGATGAGCAATGAGTCAATGAAGGCAGGTAGGCTGGAAGCGCACTTAAAGGTAAGACATCCTAATAATTCTAATTTAGATTTGGAATACTTcaaatcattgaaagaaaaaattaaaaaccgaACAAAACTCACTTCACTATTTCATGCAAAACAAGCGCTTCATACTCGTGCCCTTGAAGCCAGCTACGAAATCTCCTTGCTTATAGCAAAACATGGAAAGAATCACACTATTGGAGAGCAACTGATTAAACCTGCTATCTCAATATTCTTAAAAACTGTATTACAAAAAGATGATGGAGATATCAGGACTATGCCACTCAGTAATAACACTGTCTCAAACAGAATAGATGAAATGGGGCAAGATGTTGAAAGCCTGCTCATTGAGAAATTAAAATTGCGTAAGTTTTCATTACAAATGGACGAATCCACAATCCGGGACAGTGAGGCTCTGTTATTGACTTATGTGAGGTATATTGACCACGAGGAGTTTCAGGAAGAGATGCTGTTCTGCGAATCGTTTGAAACCACCACAACGgcaaatatttacatcaaaatcaaacattATTTGGATGCAAACAAAATACCAAAGGAAAACTTACTGGCATGTGCGGCAGACGGTGCACATGCCATTATGGGCAAGAATACGGGATACTTAAAAATGATGAAGGATGAAAATCCAAACATGTTGACTGTCCATTGTGTAATACACCGAGAAAACTTGGTTGCCAAGAAATTGTCCCCTGTTCTTAACAAGATTCTTCAAAGTGTGATCAAGTGTGTCAACAGcattaaaagaaattctaaatcTGAACGTCTTTTTAAGCAGTTTTGTATAAATCAAAGTGCCGAACATGTTCGATTATTGCTTCATACAGAAGTAAGATGGCTATCAAGTGGAAACTGCTTAAAGAGGTTCATGGAATTATTTGATCAGATTAACGACTTTCTTAGTgataaatgtgaaatgaaattgctGTCAACAACGGATGGAAAAgcatttgtcagttatttgacagacATATTTGAGAAACTTGGAAACTTGAATAAACAACTTCAAGGTGCAAACATGACACTTATTGATGCAAAAGCAAAGATTTTTGGATTTATTACAGCTCTCGaattatggaaaaagaaattttCCAAAAGAAATTTCAGTGAACTTTACTGGTTGAGTAAATGTGAAATAACGAATGATGCTGGCATTGTAATTATTGatcatttaaatatcttgataAAGGATTTCAATGACAGATTTTGCGATTTAAAGGCAATGAATGTTCCTTCTTGGTTAACTCAACCGCTTCTGATTAACGTTTCTGATGCTACAATCCAATACCAAGAAGAGTTATCAGAATTACAACATGATGAATCAGTGAAGACTTTGTTTAAGTTGAAAGTACAAGATGTGGCTATATGACGAGGTTGAAAGAAAATATCCTAAAATTTCTACATCAGCGAGAGAGCTACT comes from Octopus sinensis unplaced genomic scaffold, ASM634580v1 Contig18137, whole genome shotgun sequence and encodes:
- the LOC115231308 gene encoding SCAN domain-containing protein 3-like, with the protein product MSKPNKKKTRQYAVEFLKFGFIPDEHDERKPFCLLCNQTMSNESMKAGRLEAHLKVRHPNNSNLDLEYFKSLKEKIKNRTKLTSLFHAKQALHTRALEASYEISLLIAKHGKNHTIGEQLIKPAISIFLKTVLQKDDGDIRTMPLSNNTVSNRIDEMGQDVESLLIEKLKLRKFSLQMDESTIRDSEALLLTYVRYIDHEEFQEEMLFCESFETTTTANIYIKIKHYLDANKIPKENLLACAADGAHAIMGKNTGYLKMMKDENPNMLTVHCVIHRENLVAKKLSPVLNKILQSVIKCVNSIKRNSKSERLFKQFCINQSAEHVRLLLHTEVRWLSSGNCLKRFMELFDQINDFLSDKCEMKLLSTTDGKAFVSYLTDIFEKLGNLNKQLQGANMTLIDAKAKIFGFITALELWKKKFSKRNFSELYWLSKCEITNDAGIVIIDHLNILIKDFNDRFCDLKAMNVPSWLTQPLLINVSDATIQYQEELSELQHDESVKTLFKLKVQDVAI